The following are from one region of the Osmerus mordax isolate fOsmMor3 chromosome 1, fOsmMor3.pri, whole genome shotgun sequence genome:
- the blcap gene encoding apoptosis inducing factor BLCAP — MYCLQWLLPVLLIPKPLNPALWFNHSMFMGFYLLSFLLERKPCTICALVFLAALFLICYSCWGNCFLYHCHDTVLPDSAHDPSIVGT, encoded by the coding sequence ATGTACTGCCTGCAGTGGTTGCTCCCAGTCCTCCTGATCCCCAAGCCCCTGAACCCCGCCCTCTGGTTCAACCACTCCATGTTCATGGGGTTCTACCTACTAAGCTTCCTGTTGGAGAGGAAACCCTGCACCATCTGTGCCTTGGTGTTCCTGGCCGCACTCTTCCTCATCTGCTACAGCTGCTGGGGGAACTGCTTCCTGTATCACTGCCACGACACAGTACTGCCGGACTCCGCACACGACCCCAGCATTGTGGGCACCTAA
- the tmem74b gene encoding transmembrane protein 74B, translating into MESFNAVELRDLGDGGRRTAPRDAPSAPWTAARAGIENASYQDEELETRFNDQQGPPCSSSVPRSTSGYQPQRDHQLSPRSEEEGQEMDFNDPSVDYGFILALVFLVSGIVLVVVAYTIPREAKVDPDLVSARQMERLEQYYAQLGSHLDKCIIAGLGLLTMGGMLLSVLLMVSVLRGELHRRRTFVHPRKTYGSINLRMRQLGEGGRDGEGLVEGDPGVEGPSDPGRERHSRGAQEQGGEHSERRQE; encoded by the coding sequence ATGGAGTCTTTCAACGCCGTAGAGCTCCGCGACCTAGGGGATGGGGGAAGGCGCACTGCTCCTCGAGACGCGccgtcagcaccatggacagcggcCAGAGCGGGCATCGAGAACGCCTCATATCAGGATGAGGAGCTCGAGACCAGGTTCAACGACCAACAAGGACCACCATGCAGCTCCAGCGTTCCCCGTTCCACATCTGGCTACCAGCCTCAGAGGGATCATCAACTGTCACCGcggtcagaggaggagggacaggagatgGATTTCAATGACCCCTCAGTGGACTATGGGTTCATCTTGGCGCTGGTGTTCCTGGTCAGTGGGatagtgctggtggtggtggcctACACCATCCCCCGCGAGGCTAAGGTGGATCCGGACCTGGTCTCGGCCAGGCAGATGGAGCGTCTGGAGCAGTACTACGCCCAGCTGGGCTCCCATCTGGACAAGTGCATCATCGCTGGCCTGGGACTGCTGACTATGGGGGgtatgctgctgtctgtcctgctcATGGTGTCCGTCCTCCGGGGCGAGCTGCACCGCAGGAGGACTTTCGTCCATCCCAGGAAGACCTACGGGTCTATCAACCTGCGAATGAggcagctgggggagggggggagggacggggAGGGTCTGGTGGAGGGTGACCCGGGCGTGGAGGGACCCTCAGACCCGGGCCGTGAGAGGCACTCGCGCGGGGcgcaggagcaggggggggagcaCAGTGAGAGACGGCAGGAGTAA
- the psmf1 gene encoding proteasome inhibitor PI31 subunit — MPGLEVLYTYAAGSISCPQDAVVCFVHWEIINSGYKCLGSGDEPRSGDKKSELLPADWSSSKELYTLRYQSLDDKTRLLVKAITVDNTLIFNALDPGSDQVSDLTVTISDHVDADHLQTYDSVFKDAAALTEKVQTQLLPSAPAPKAQPASRKAERKSRRDTEEEHQDRHPLRVGPSQPLGARQPHWADPMAPFASGRADLDPFGGGGGGMIVDPLRAGFPRPGFDPSGGLPGVLPPGAVPPGARFDPFGPAGRNRPGPDPDHMPPPGYDDMFM; from the exons ATGCCAGGGTTAGAGGTGTTGTACACTTACGCTGCGGGTAGCATAAGTTGCCCCCAGGACGCTGTGGTTTGTTTCGTTCACTGGGAAATTATAAATAGCGGATACAAATGTCTTGGATCTGGCGACGAG CCACGAAGTGGGGACAAGAAGTCTGAGTTGCTCCCCGCTGACTGGAGCAGTAGTAAGGAGCTGTACACCCTTAGGTACCAGTCTCTCGACGATAAGACCCGGCTCCTGGTGAAAGCCATCACAGTGGACAACACGCTCATATTCAACGCCCTG GACCCAGGCTCTGACCAGGTGTCTGACCTCACCGTCACCATCAGTGACCACGTGGATGCGGACCACCTCCAGACATATGACAG TGTGTTTAAGGATGCTGCTGCTCTGACTGAGAAGGTGCAGACCCAGCTGCTGCCCTCAGCACCCGCCCCCAAGGCCCAGCCGGCCAGTAGgaaagcagagaggaagagcaggagagacacggAGGAGGAGCATCAAGACCGCCACCCGCTCCGCGTGGGCCCGTCCCAGCCGCTCGGTGCCAGGCAGCCTCACTG ggcagACCCTATGGCTCCATTTGCATCAGGAAGAGCAGATTTGGATCCCTTTGG TGGCGGAGGTGGGGGGATGATCGTAGACCCCCTCAGGGCGGGGTTCCCCCGGCCTGGCTTTGACCCATCAGGAGGTCTCCCTGGCGTGCTGCCACCTGGCGCCGTACCCCCCGGGGCGCGCTTCGACCCGTTTGGACCGGCGGGCAGGAACAGACCCGG GCCCGACCCAGACCACATGCCCCCCCCTGGATACGACGACATGTTCATGTAG